In Desulfovibrio sp. 86, the following proteins share a genomic window:
- a CDS encoding YkgJ family cysteine cluster protein: MIPDLTDIFARYENLRAEADTLFDRVREACPQCVTCKEGCSDCCHAMFDLSLVEAMYIHRAFEKAFNYGPERSAILERASELDRHITRLKRDLYRAEKDGESPEAIMSVAAKVKMRCPLLDDEDRCLLYEARPITCRLYGVPTAIGGQGHVCGFSAFEKGRSYPTVHMDKMQARLEALSKEIATAAKSRFKELHEVYVPLSMALLTRYDEAYLGIGPAKKED, encoded by the coding sequence ATGATCCCTGATCTGACCGACATTTTCGCCCGTTATGAAAACCTGCGGGCTGAGGCCGACACCCTCTTTGACCGGGTACGGGAGGCATGTCCGCAGTGCGTGACCTGCAAGGAAGGCTGTAGCGACTGCTGCCACGCCATGTTCGACCTTTCGCTGGTGGAGGCCATGTATATTCACAGGGCCTTTGAAAAAGCTTTCAATTACGGTCCCGAACGCTCGGCCATTCTTGAGCGCGCTTCTGAACTGGACCGCCACATCACCCGCCTCAAGCGCGACCTGTACCGCGCTGAGAAGGACGGCGAAAGCCCCGAAGCCATCATGTCCGTAGCCGCCAAAGTCAAGATGCGCTGTCCGCTGCTGGACGATGAAGACCGCTGCCTTTTGTATGAAGCCAGGCCCATAACCTGTCGGCTTTACGGCGTGCCCACGGCCATTGGCGGTCAGGGGCACGTATGCGGGTTCTCGGCGTTTGAAAAGGGCCGTTCCTACCCCACGGTGCATATGGACAAGATGCAGGCCAGACTTGAAGCTCTGAGCAAGGAAATCGCCACTGCCGCGAAGTCGCGCTTCAAGGAACTGCATGAAGTCTATGTGCCGCTGTCCATGGCGCTGCTGACCCGCTATGACGAGGCGTATCTTGGCATAGGCCCCGCCAAAAAAGAAGATTAA
- a CDS encoding ferredoxin, with product MGYNVNVDVDKCIGCGECVDVCPVEVYEIKDGKSEPVNAEECLGCESCVEVCEVSAITIEEN from the coding sequence ATGGGTTACAATGTGAATGTTGACGTGGACAAGTGCATCGGCTGTGGCGAATGCGTGGATGTTTGCCCCGTTGAAGTTTATGAAATCAAGGACGGTAAGTCCGAACCGGTGAACGCTGAAGAATGCCTCGGCTGTGAATCCTGTGTCGAAGTCTGTGAAGTCAGCGCCATTACCATTGAAGAAAACTAA
- a CDS encoding trypsin-like peptidase domain-containing protein — protein MTQTLATLYAHVPSKVRSMCGQRHFCGIHRTLSWALYWTLLTLLSGGLLTLAPAQAGAAPQENSPRMTPVVRAVQAVAPAVVNITSTHMVQGQYLSPLEQFFGPGFGLSPDFGNPYPRNQKRESLGTGVIVDGKKGLVLTNAHVIAGGDEVMVRLLDGREFPAIVRGADPDFDIAVLEIRAPQNLPAVKLGDSDDVLPGETVIAIGNPFGFSHTVTTGVVSALGRTIRNRNSAFTDLIQTDAAINPGNSGGPLLNLEGVLIGINTAVDARAEGIGFAIPVNKARRVMADLVDSGKVAPLWLGLDVQDVDVQTAMALGLKNARGVLVNMVFPGTPADKAQIRPGDILDTINATPVRDRRDYLDILRNQTPDAKLRLGLRRDGRAVTAEVVPAPFTDENARALMEKRWGFSAVQTSGGVVVNSVNKQGPSNFLRKGDAITAVGANPVREMDDLLQAFRRERMAGQVLLQVMRNGKGYYARIMP, from the coding sequence ATGACTCAAACTCTCGCAACCTTATATGCTCACGTTCCCTCCAAGGTCCGCTCCATGTGCGGGCAGCGACATTTTTGCGGCATCCACCGCACCTTGTCCTGGGCACTCTACTGGACCTTGCTGACGCTTCTTTCCGGCGGACTGCTTACCCTTGCCCCTGCCCAGGCAGGCGCGGCCCCTCAGGAAAACAGCCCGCGCATGACCCCTGTGGTCCGCGCTGTGCAGGCCGTTGCTCCGGCTGTGGTCAATATCACCAGCACCCATATGGTTCAGGGGCAATATCTTTCGCCCCTGGAACAGTTTTTCGGCCCGGGCTTTGGATTGAGCCCGGATTTCGGCAACCCCTACCCCCGCAACCAGAAGCGTGAAAGCCTGGGAACAGGCGTCATTGTTGACGGAAAAAAGGGGCTCGTGCTCACCAATGCCCACGTTATCGCGGGCGGCGACGAAGTCATGGTACGCCTGCTTGACGGGCGTGAGTTCCCCGCCATCGTGCGGGGGGCTGACCCGGATTTCGACATAGCCGTACTGGAGATCAGGGCCCCGCAAAATCTTCCGGCCGTGAAGCTTGGAGATTCTGACGACGTGCTGCCGGGCGAGACCGTCATTGCCATCGGCAACCCCTTCGGCTTCAGCCATACGGTCACGACGGGCGTGGTTTCCGCGCTGGGGCGCACCATACGCAACCGCAACAGCGCCTTCACCGACCTCATACAGACCGATGCGGCCATCAATCCCGGCAACAGCGGCGGCCCCCTGCTCAATCTGGAGGGCGTGCTTATCGGCATCAACACCGCCGTGGACGCCAGGGCCGAAGGCATAGGCTTTGCCATTCCCGTCAACAAGGCCCGCCGGGTTATGGCCGACCTTGTGGACAGCGGCAAGGTCGCTCCCCTGTGGCTCGGGCTTGACGTGCAGGATGTGGACGTGCAAACCGCCATGGCGTTGGGGCTCAAGAACGCGCGCGGCGTGCTGGTCAATATGGTTTTTCCCGGCACTCCTGCCGACAAGGCCCAGATACGCCCAGGCGACATCCTGGACACCATCAATGCGACGCCCGTGCGTGACCGGCGCGACTATCTTGATATTTTGCGCAACCAGACCCCAGACGCAAAGCTGCGCCTGGGCCTGCGCCGGGACGGCCGGGCCGTGACTGCCGAGGTTGTTCCCGCGCCCTTTACGGACGAAAACGCCCGCGCCCTCATGGAAAAACGCTGGGGTTTCAGTGCGGTGCAGACATCCGGCGGCGTTGTGGTGAACAGCGTCAACAAGCAGGGGCCTTCAAATTTCTTGCGCAAGGGCGATGCTATCACCGCTGTGGGGGCCAACCCTGTGCGCGAGATGGACGACCTGTTGCAGGCATTCCGGCGCGAACGCATGGCCGGGCAGGTGCTTTTGCAGGTCATGCGCAACGGCAAGGGCTATTACGCCAGAATAATGCCCTGA
- the cobT gene encoding nicotinate-nucleotide--dimethylbenzimidazole phosphoribosyltransferase, which translates to MNDTTSQLFSSPPALERIFPDLHIEPLRQQDLDAAQAHLDDLTKPRGSLGRLEDLARRLYAMRRGQLPLRVHPALMLTVAGDHGVAAQGVSPFPQAVTRQMVQNFFGGGAAINVLCRSMGMELRVVDAGCAGGPFAPNPMLLDCRLGDGTADMTLGPAMSVETCLKGLRAGVKLAHDAADKGYQCLGVGEMGIANSTSGTALYCALLHLEPEVMAGPGAGADAAMVQHKAKIVRKALDVNGKAVRSGDPVEILAALGGHEIVVMSGIMLGAASRRLPVLVDGFICSAAYVAALHICPVLAEYAVLSHASAEQGHGRALARLEEAAPEHRPLLHLDMRLGEGTGGAVAYGLLRCAADIYNDMATFSAAGVAEQTC; encoded by the coding sequence ATGAACGACACCACTTCACAGCTTTTTTCATCCCCACCGGCACTTGAGCGTATTTTCCCCGACCTGCATATTGAACCTTTGCGCCAGCAGGACCTGGATGCGGCCCAAGCGCACCTTGACGACCTCACCAAACCCAGAGGCAGCCTCGGCAGGCTTGAAGACCTGGCCCGCAGGCTCTACGCCATGCGCAGGGGGCAGTTGCCGCTGCGGGTACATCCTGCACTCATGCTTACCGTTGCGGGCGACCACGGCGTGGCGGCCCAGGGCGTCTCGCCCTTTCCTCAGGCCGTGACGCGTCAGATGGTGCAGAATTTTTTTGGCGGCGGCGCGGCCATCAACGTGCTGTGCCGCAGCATGGGCATGGAACTGCGCGTTGTGGACGCCGGTTGCGCTGGCGGCCCGTTTGCGCCGAATCCCATGCTGCTGGACTGCCGCCTCGGTGACGGCACGGCGGACATGACGCTTGGCCCGGCCATGAGTGTGGAAACCTGCCTCAAGGGGTTGCGCGCGGGCGTCAAACTGGCTCATGACGCCGCGGACAAAGGGTATCAGTGTCTTGGCGTGGGGGAAATGGGCATTGCCAACTCCACTTCGGGCACGGCCCTTTACTGCGCGCTGCTGCACCTTGAACCGGAGGTCATGGCAGGGCCGGGGGCGGGGGCCGATGCGGCCATGGTGCAACACAAGGCCAAGATAGTGCGCAAGGCCCTGGACGTTAACGGAAAAGCGGTGCGCAGCGGCGATCCTGTGGAAATTCTGGCCGCCCTTGGGGGCCATGAGATTGTGGTAATGAGCGGCATCATGCTGGGCGCGGCCTCGCGGCGCTTGCCCGTGCTGGTGGACGGCTTTATTTGCAGCGCGGCCTATGTGGCGGCTTTGCACATCTGTCCGGTTCTGGCCGAGTACGCTGTGCTGTCTCATGCCTCGGCAGAGCAGGGGCACGGGCGGGCGCTGGCCCGGCTGGAAGAGGCCGCGCCCGAGCACCGGCCCTTGCTGCACCTCGACATGCGGCTGGGCGAGGGCACCGGGGGAGCCGTGGCCTATGGCCTGTTACGCTGCGCCGCCGATATCTATAATGATATGGCTACATTCAGCGCTGCCGGTGTGGCGGAGCAGACATGCTGA
- a CDS encoding ABC transporter ATP-binding protein, with protein MLTMTDGARGDLGSPREDGVTTNSVACTTIDPPEGLAADATADSTAGLTADAVTAPTDGSAAVPGAVPLLELREVSRHFAVRRGFFAEQRLLTAVDAVSLRLYPGESLGLVGESGCGKSTLGRLACGLLAPSKGQALLGGRDLPPAGANSWAAGQIQMVFQDPFSSLNPRLSARASIAEPLAARNIPRAERLRLADEMLATVGLEGMGGRYPHEFSGGQRQRIAVARALITRPQVVVCDEPVSALDASVQAQILNLLRDVQEHFGPAYLFISHDLSVVGFLCRRIVVMYLGQVVEEASAEQLFSGAAHPYTQALMAAMPTGEGGGYLAPPLEGELPSPLDPPTGCRFHPRCPKAQDICRREAPAWKERAPDWRARCWFA; from the coding sequence ATGCTGACCATGACAGACGGCGCCAGGGGGGACTTGGGCTCGCCACGCGAGGACGGCGTGACGACAAATTCCGTTGCGTGCACCACCATAGACCCCCCCGAGGGCCTCGCCGCAGACGCTACTGCGGACTCTACCGCGGGCCTCACCGCAGACGCTGTCACAGCCCCCACCGATGGTTCCGCCGCTGTCCCCGGCGCAGTTCCTCTGCTTGAACTGCGCGAAGTTTCACGGCATTTCGCCGTCAGACGGGGTTTTTTTGCCGAACAGCGCCTTCTTACGGCCGTGGACGCCGTGAGTCTTCGTCTTTATCCTGGTGAAAGTCTGGGGCTTGTGGGCGAATCGGGCTGCGGCAAATCGACTCTGGGGCGGCTTGCCTGCGGTCTGCTTGCACCTTCAAAGGGGCAGGCGCTGCTTGGCGGCAGGGATTTGCCCCCGGCCGGGGCCAACAGTTGGGCTGCCGGGCAGATTCAGATGGTTTTTCAGGATCCCTTTTCTTCGCTTAACCCACGGCTTTCCGCCAGGGCCTCCATTGCCGAACCTCTGGCCGCACGCAATATCCCTAGGGCCGAACGCCTCCGGCTGGCTGACGAAATGCTTGCCACCGTGGGGCTTGAAGGTATGGGGGGAAGGTACCCTCACGAATTTTCGGGCGGCCAGCGTCAGCGCATAGCCGTGGCACGCGCGCTTATCACCCGACCCCAGGTGGTGGTGTGCGATGAGCCCGTGTCCGCTCTGGACGCCTCGGTGCAGGCGCAGATACTCAACTTGCTGCGCGACGTGCAGGAACACTTTGGCCCGGCCTACCTTTTCATTTCGCACGACCTTTCCGTGGTGGGCTTTTTGTGCAGGCGTATCGTGGTCATGTATCTGGGGCAGGTGGTGGAGGAAGCTTCAGCGGAGCAGCTTTTTTCCGGCGCGGCCCACCCCTACACGCAAGCGCTCATGGCCGCCATGCCCACGGGCGAAGGCGGGGGCTATCTTGCCCCGCCGCTGGAAGGCGAACTGCCAAGCCCTCTGGACCCGCCGACTGGCTGCCGCTTTCACCCCCGTTGCCCAAAGGCGCAGGATATTTGCCGCCGTGAGGCTCCGGCCTGGAAGGAGCGCGCCCCGGATTGGCGGGCACGCTGCTGGTTTGCCTGA
- the proC gene encoding pyrroline-5-carboxylate reductase produces MTMRIGCVGCGNMGGAILAGLARSAGHNQDQTDAYALCGYNRTASRMRPLEQAGVQVMTSPLAVAENADIIILAVKPYQMREVVGQLRPALDANKVLVSVAAGITSGSLAQWAENACPVVRCMPNTPALVGMGVFALCFEDPKLSQSSKQSLLQVFGTLGQCVELAEEKFTAFSALIGAGPAYVFAMMQGLVQAGVTLGFTHAQSRQMVTALFAGSARMAEQDASPLGQLRDNVCSPGGLTIAGVNVLDRAGLTGLLVDAVLAADARGAEMERKGG; encoded by the coding sequence ATGACAATGCGCATAGGCTGTGTGGGTTGCGGCAATATGGGTGGAGCCATTCTGGCCGGGCTGGCCCGCAGCGCGGGCCATAACCAGGACCAGACGGACGCTTACGCTTTGTGTGGCTACAACCGCACAGCCTCGCGCATGCGTCCCCTTGAACAAGCAGGGGTGCAGGTCATGACAAGCCCCCTCGCTGTGGCCGAAAATGCGGACATCATCATTCTGGCGGTCAAGCCCTACCAGATGCGCGAAGTGGTGGGGCAACTGCGCCCCGCGCTTGACGCAAACAAGGTTCTTGTGTCCGTGGCTGCTGGCATCACCAGCGGCAGCCTTGCCCAATGGGCCGAAAACGCCTGCCCCGTGGTGCGCTGCATGCCCAATACTCCCGCCTTGGTGGGCATGGGCGTATTCGCCCTGTGCTTTGAAGACCCCAAACTCTCCCAAAGCAGCAAGCAAAGCCTTTTGCAGGTTTTCGGCACTCTGGGGCAGTGCGTTGAACTGGCTGAAGAAAAGTTCACGGCCTTTTCCGCGCTCATTGGCGCGGGCCCGGCCTATGTGTTTGCCATGATGCAGGGGCTCGTGCAGGCCGGGGTGACGCTGGGCTTTACCCACGCCCAGTCACGGCAGATGGTCACGGCCCTTTTTGCCGGATCGGCCCGCATGGCGGAGCAGGACGCCTCTCCCCTCGGACAGCTGCGGGACAACGTCTGCTCGCCCGGCGGCCTGACCATTGCCGGAGTGAACGTGCTGGACCGCGCGGGCCTCACCGGCCTTCTGGTTGACGCCGTACTGGCCGCTGACGCGCGCGGTGCGGAAATGGAACGCAAGGGTGGTTAG
- the ndk gene encoding nucleoside-diphosphate kinase codes for MMQSTFAIIKPDAVSSQFTGEILAAMEASGLKIVALKRLHLSKTQAAGFYAVHRERPFFDSLTDYMSSGPLVCVVLRGEDAVPRWRALMGATNPAQAEPGTIRAKYGQSIEANAVHGSDAQETAAFEIGYFFSGLEISE; via the coding sequence ATGATGCAATCCACCTTTGCCATTATCAAACCCGATGCCGTTTCAAGCCAGTTCACCGGTGAAATACTGGCGGCTATGGAGGCGTCCGGGCTCAAGATCGTGGCCCTCAAAAGGTTGCATCTTTCCAAGACCCAGGCCGCCGGTTTTTACGCCGTCCACCGCGAACGTCCCTTTTTCGACAGCCTGACGGACTATATGTCCTCCGGTCCCCTGGTTTGCGTGGTGCTGCGCGGTGAAGACGCTGTGCCCCGTTGGCGGGCCCTCATGGGCGCTACCAACCCCGCCCAGGCCGAACCCGGAACCATCCGCGCCAAGTACGGCCAGAGCATTGAGGCCAACGCCGTGCATGGCTCGGACGCTCAGGAAACCGCCGCCTTTGAAATTGGCTATTTCTTCAGTGGCCTGGAAATTTCGGAGTAA
- a CDS encoding divergent polysaccharide deacetylase family protein produces MLHKNNTESLQTGPLWSGGRLSASVRMALAGGLWLAASLALALWVGRGAPDPFAENQPVTDAASAPVAGLPDQRPQAGSDAADPQARLDALDKMVEEVLPRTLPAARWRRELVPPLVAGGPDSGYGGSSGDGPDGTADLRGMTGSARRSASSGAPTGAPAGASGQATGFPAAARPEAPAVRVYTVTGPCAPLRLGLELLDKLARPDATVRAERQKLAAQEAAPGGPHGENAFNAKSGAALAHRGADWPDPDRPDPDRSGPDLADGAIRLAWTDAGSLDIFDNGRLTHRFLFPGREAQLADLATPLPRPALALVIDDMGQSLSAAEALAALPYPVTLAIWPHAPHARVTADVAAQRRLDVMAHVPMEPLARADGKRPQPGPGALRTDMEPGQIRATLKDNLSALPTAMGLNNHMGSAFTSSAASCRHLCVWLEGRGFFVLDSLTTPDSQLGVQTRALGMVSAVRDVFLDTRRQTPAILSALDQAAAKARARGYAVAIGHPYEETLRALRTWQDKAQVALVPLRRLVWHLAQEKAAGTAETPAR; encoded by the coding sequence ATGCTGCATAAAAATAATACGGAAAGCCTCCAGACTGGCCCTTTGTGGTCGGGCGGGAGGCTTTCCGCGTCTGTGCGCATGGCCCTTGCCGGAGGGCTCTGGCTGGCCGCCAGTCTGGCCCTTGCCCTGTGGGTGGGCCGTGGCGCGCCCGACCCCTTTGCCGAAAACCAGCCGGTGACGGATGCCGCCAGCGCCCCCGTGGCTGGCCTCCCGGACCAGAGGCCGCAAGCAGGCAGTGATGCCGCCGATCCGCAGGCCAGACTGGACGCTCTGGACAAGATGGTGGAAGAGGTTTTGCCGCGAACGCTGCCTGCCGCCCGCTGGCGGCGGGAACTTGTGCCCCCCCTTGTTGCGGGCGGCCCCGACAGCGGATATGGCGGCAGCTCTGGCGATGGCCCTGACGGCACTGCCGACCTCAGGGGCATGACAGGAAGCGCGCGACGCAGCGCCTCCTCCGGCGCACCCACCGGCGCACCCGCTGGCGCGTCGGGGCAGGCAACCGGGTTTCCCGCTGCCGCCAGGCCGGAAGCTCCGGCGGTTCGCGTCTATACAGTGACAGGTCCGTGCGCTCCGCTGCGCCTCGGCCTGGAGTTGCTGGACAAGCTGGCCCGGCCAGACGCCACTGTTCGGGCGGAAAGACAAAAGCTCGCGGCTCAAGAGGCCGCCCCCGGCGGCCCGCATGGCGAAAACGCTTTCAACGCCAAAAGCGGCGCGGCCCTGGCCCACAGAGGAGCTGACTGGCCTGATCCAGACCGACCGGATCCAGACCGTTCTGGCCCAGACCTTGCTGACGGCGCAATCCGTCTCGCCTGGACAGATGCGGGAAGCCTGGACATATTTGATAATGGCCGTCTCACGCACCGCTTTCTTTTTCCTGGACGCGAGGCGCAACTGGCTGACCTGGCAACACCTCTGCCCCGGCCCGCCCTTGCACTGGTTATTGACGATATGGGCCAAAGCCTGAGCGCTGCGGAAGCCCTGGCCGCCCTGCCCTATCCTGTAACCCTGGCCATTTGGCCGCACGCGCCGCACGCGCGTGTAACGGCGGATGTGGCCGCACAGCGGCGGCTCGACGTCATGGCCCATGTGCCTATGGAGCCGCTGGCCAGAGCGGACGGCAAACGCCCGCAGCCCGGGCCGGGAGCCTTGCGTACGGATATGGAACCCGGCCAGATCAGGGCAACCCTGAAGGACAATCTTTCAGCCTTGCCCACGGCCATGGGCCTGAACAACCATATGGGATCGGCCTTCACAAGCAGCGCGGCCTCCTGCCGCCACCTGTGCGTCTGGCTTGAGGGCAGAGGTTTTTTTGTGCTGGACAGCCTCACCACCCCGGATTCACAGTTGGGTGTGCAGACGCGGGCCTTGGGCATGGTAAGCGCCGTGCGGGACGTTTTTCTTGATACGCGCCGCCAGACGCCCGCCATCCTGTCCGCCCTGGATCAGGCGGCGGCAAAGGCCCGCGCCAGAGGCTACGCGGTGGCCATCGGTCACCCGTATGAAGAAACCCTGCGCGCCCTGCGAACCTGGCAGGACAAGGCGCAAGTGGCCCTTGTGCCCCTGCGGCGGCTGGTCTGGCACCTTGCGCAGGAAAAGGCTGCCGGTACGGCCGAGACGCCAGCACGGTAG
- a CDS encoding S41 family peptidase, with amino-acid sequence MRLLFRSFVLSFTLFLGVALACQGMAHSAEAKEPAKEPAKEQTKDAPSKFDALKRFSQVLDLVERYYVRDVSQGDLINGAVKGMLQGLDPHSTFMNTDEYKEMQETTSGEFFGVGIEISQENGQITVVTPIEDTPAFRAGLQPGDIILSINGQPTQELSLQEVVSRIRGPKGSEVELVILHHESKNPQTVRITRDAIPLISVKSKKLEDGYYWLRLTRFSERTTDELKEALKAAEKESKATGGIKGIVLDLRNNPGGLLDQAVSVSDAFLDKGTIVSIKGRRENTERVYTAKKQGDDVRVPMVVLINAGSASASEIVAGALRDQKRALIVGERSFGKGSVQNIIPLADGSGLKLTVALYYTPNGSSIQAEGIVPDLEIPFEAPRNDDKDNPRMMLREQDLNRHLETKPDKKAAKGKNPANDAQEQLARDNQLRMGLQMVKSLPKMREIKAD; translated from the coding sequence ATGCGTCTTCTTTTCCGTTCATTTGTACTTAGTTTTACACTGTTCCTCGGTGTCGCTCTGGCGTGCCAGGGCATGGCGCACAGCGCCGAAGCCAAGGAACCGGCCAAGGAGCCGGCCAAAGAGCAGACCAAGGATGCTCCCAGTAAATTCGATGCCCTCAAGCGCTTCAGCCAGGTTCTTGATCTGGTGGAGCGTTATTATGTTCGCGATGTGTCGCAGGGTGACCTGATCAACGGTGCTGTCAAGGGTATGCTGCAAGGGCTTGACCCCCACTCCACCTTCATGAACACCGATGAATACAAAGAAATGCAGGAGACCACCTCCGGCGAATTCTTTGGCGTGGGCATAGAAATATCACAGGAAAACGGCCAGATTACCGTGGTGACTCCCATTGAGGACACCCCGGCCTTCCGTGCCGGCCTGCAACCGGGCGACATCATTCTGTCCATCAACGGCCAGCCGACTCAGGAACTGTCCCTCCAGGAAGTGGTGTCGCGCATCCGTGGCCCCAAGGGTTCGGAAGTTGAGCTGGTCATTCTGCACCACGAATCCAAAAATCCGCAAACCGTGCGGATCACGCGTGACGCCATCCCCCTCATCAGCGTCAAGTCCAAAAAGCTGGAAGACGGCTACTACTGGCTGCGGCTCACGCGCTTCTCCGAGCGCACCACTGACGAACTGAAAGAGGCCCTCAAGGCCGCTGAAAAAGAAAGCAAGGCCACTGGCGGCATCAAGGGCATCGTGCTCGACCTGCGCAACAACCCCGGCGGGCTGCTGGATCAGGCCGTAAGCGTGTCTGACGCCTTCCTTGACAAGGGAACCATCGTTTCCATCAAGGGCCGCCGCGAGAACACTGAGCGTGTGTACACGGCCAAAAAGCAGGGCGACGACGTGCGCGTGCCCATGGTTGTTCTCATCAACGCGGGTTCCGCCTCCGCCTCTGAAATTGTGGCTGGCGCTCTGCGTGACCAGAAGCGCGCCCTCATCGTGGGCGAACGCTCCTTTGGCAAGGGTTCTGTGCAGAACATCATTCCCCTGGCTGACGGCTCCGGCCTCAAGCTCACGGTGGCCCTTTACTACACGCCCAACGGCAGTTCCATTCAGGCCGAAGGCATCGTGCCTGATCTGGAAATTCCCTTTGAAGCGCCCCGCAACGACGACAAGGATAACCCGCGCATGATGCTGCGCGAGCAGGACCTGAACCGCCACCTTGAAACCAAACCGGACAAGAAGGCGGCCAAGGGCAAAAATCCGGCCAATGACGCGCAGGAACAGCTTGCGCGTGACAATCAGCTGCGCATGGGCCTGCAAATGGTCAAAAGCCTGCCCAAGATGCGTGAAATCAAGGCCGATTGA
- a CDS encoding rubrerythrin family protein yields the protein MSKTQENLMTAFAGESQANRKYLAFAQAADKEGMPQVAKLFRAAAAAETIHAHAHLRNAGKIGDTVANLKSAIEGETYEFTKMYPEMIKDAQEEGKTAIAKYFDFVNTVEEVHATLYKKALENPAGLPATDYYICKVCGYTHEGPCDACPVCGAGTAAFFNASECCK from the coding sequence ATGAGCAAGACTCAGGAAAATCTCATGACGGCTTTTGCCGGTGAATCCCAGGCCAACCGTAAATATCTTGCCTTTGCCCAGGCTGCCGACAAAGAAGGCATGCCCCAGGTTGCCAAGCTGTTCCGCGCCGCTGCCGCCGCCGAAACCATCCACGCCCACGCGCATCTGCGCAACGCGGGCAAAATCGGCGACACTGTGGCCAACCTCAAGTCGGCCATTGAAGGTGAAACCTACGAATTCACCAAGATGTATCCCGAAATGATCAAGGACGCGCAAGAAGAAGGCAAGACCGCCATCGCCAAGTATTTCGACTTTGTGAACACTGTCGAAGAAGTGCACGCCACCCTGTACAAAAAGGCCCTTGAAAACCCCGCTGGTCTGCCCGCGACCGACTACTACATCTGTAAGGTCTGCGGCTACACCCACGAAGGCCCCTGTGACGCCTGCCCCGTGTGCGGCGCTGGCACGGCTGCCTTTTTCAACGCCAGCGAGTGCTGCAAGTAA
- a CDS encoding cupin domain-containing protein, with protein sequence MDARNIIEKLALAPHPEGGYYRRTYQCGQVLTPKGMPCGFEQPRPVSTAILFLLRAGQYSRLHRIRQDELWHFHLGGPLRLVWIDKVGRAREVILGPDIFNGQTLQFAVPGGQWFGATPAPGSGFSLVGCTVAPGFDFTDLHLARRHELERRFPLALDCIREFCPPDAPTNTPPEILSEISPHPSASASQNTPPVAPTRAPALDLPQHGHDDARNQEDAPLWRCKGRA encoded by the coding sequence ATGGACGCCCGTAATATTATTGAAAAGCTTGCTCTCGCCCCCCATCCAGAGGGGGGATATTACCGCCGTACCTATCAGTGCGGGCAGGTGCTGACGCCCAAGGGCATGCCCTGCGGGTTCGAGCAGCCCCGGCCCGTATCGACAGCCATACTTTTTCTGCTGCGGGCAGGGCAATACTCGCGCCTGCACCGCATACGCCAGGATGAGTTGTGGCATTTCCACCTTGGCGGGCCGTTGCGGCTGGTCTGGATAGACAAGGTGGGCCGCGCCCGCGAGGTCATTTTGGGGCCGGATATTTTTAACGGGCAGACCCTGCAGTTTGCCGTGCCCGGCGGCCAGTGGTTCGGGGCCACGCCAGCGCCCGGTTCCGGGTTTTCACTGGTGGGGTGTACGGTTGCTCCCGGCTTTGACTTCACCGATCTGCACCTGGCCCGGCGTCACGAACTGGAACGGCGCTTTCCTCTGGCGCTCGACTGTATTCGAGAATTCTGCCCGCCAGACGCCCCGACAAACACCCCGCCAGAGATTTTGTCAGAGATTTCGCCACACCCTTCAGCAAGCGCCTCGCAAAACACCCCGCCAGTCGCGCCCACACGCGCCCCGGCTCTGGACTTGCCGCAGCATGGGCACGATGACGCACGCAACCAGGAAGATGCGCCTTTGTGGCGCTGCAAGGGGCGGGCATGA